The Lycium ferocissimum isolate CSIRO_LF1 chromosome 1, AGI_CSIRO_Lferr_CH_V1, whole genome shotgun sequence genome includes a region encoding these proteins:
- the LOC132068469 gene encoding leucine-rich repeat extensin-like protein 6, whose translation MKFINLALCCFFFIIFFFSKPSLQAYPPAPSINPRLFNAYIALQAWKHVITSDPRNFTRNWYGYKVCNYTGVYCAPAPDNPKITTVAGIDLNHANISGYLPEDLGLLTDLAVFHINSNRFVGTIPKSFSKLRVLYELDVSNNLLYGKFPSVVLSLPSLKFLDIRYNQFKGNVPSKLWDRKLDALFINNNDFQFAWPKNFGKSTVSALVMANIKVRGCIPPSIANMSQTLNEIILTNAGLNGCLPEELGLLKNVTVFDVSFNNLVGKLPETIGGMKKLEHLNVAHNKLSGEIPASICSLPRLENFTYSDNYFCVEPKICLKLKDIDDKKNCIPYRPSQRSVNECKTFYSQGPVDCSSFGCSSRSPPPPPPSPPPPPPPPPPPTKSHFYHYP comes from the coding sequence ATGAAGTTCATCAACTTAGCCCTTTGttgcttcttcttcatcatttttttcttctcaaaacCCTCTCTTCAAGCTTATCCTCCTGCACCTTCAATAAACCCTAGACTTTTCAATGCTTACATTGCTCTTCAAGCTTGGAAACATGTCATTACTTCCGACCCAAGAAACTTCACGAGGAATTGGTATGGATACAAAGTTTGCAACTACACCGGAGTTTACTGTGCTCCGGCTCCAGATAACCCTAAAATCACCACTGTCGCTGGAATTGACCTCAACCATGCAAATATCTCTGGCTACTTGCCTGAAGATCTTGGTTTGTTGACTGATTTAGCTGTTTTTCATATAAACTCCAACAGATTTGTTGGCACTATCCCAAAATCTTTTTCGAAGCTTCGAGTTCTTTATGAACTTGACGTGAGTAACAATCTTTTGTATGGTAAATTTCCTTCGGTTGTTCTCTCTCTTCCTTCTTTGAAGTTTCTTGATATTAGGTATAACCAATTCAAAGGAAATGTCCCTTCAAAACTTTGGGATCGAAAACTCGATGCCCTTTTCATAAACAACAACGATTTTCAGTTTGCATGGCCCAAAAACTTCGGAAAATCAACCGTTTCTGCCTTGGTCATGGCAAATATTAAAGTCAGGGGATGTATACCACCAAGTATAGCAAATATGTCGCAAACGCTAAATGAGATTATTCTCACGAATGCTGGCTTAAATGGATGTTTGCCAGAAGAATTAGGGTTGTTGAAAAATGTGACGGTTTTTGATGTGAGTTTTAACAATCTTGTTGGAAAGTTGCCAGAGACAATTGGAGGTATGAAGAAATTGGAACATCTCAACGTGGCACATAACAAGCTCTCGGGAGAGATTCCGGCTAGTATTTGCTCGTTGCCAAGGTTGGAGAATTTCACCTACTCAGATAATTATTTCTGTGTTGAACCGAAGATTTGTCTCAAGTTGAAGGACATAGATGATAAGAAGAATTGTATACCCTATCGGCCATCACAACGTTCAGTCAATGAATGTAAGACATTTTATTCACAGGGTCCAGTGGATTGCAGTTCATTTGGTTGTAGCTCAAGAtctcctccaccaccaccaccgtcacctccaccaccaccacctccaccaccacctcctACAAAATCACATTTTTACCATTATCCTTGA